The following DNA comes from Streptomyces spinoverrucosus.
CGCCGCGTACGCGGCCCTGTTCCCGCACCGGGTGGGCCGTATGGTCCTCGACAGCGTGGTGGGCCCGTGGAGTTGGTACGACTTCGATGTCGTCCAGAGCCGGGCGCTGCTGCGGCAGCGGGACCTCTTCCATGCCTGGACGGCCGCACACCCGGACCGCTTCGGGCTGGGCGGTCGTGCGGCGGACGTCCGCGAGGCCTATCTGCGGGTGCGGCGCGGGCTGGCGGAGCGGCCGGTGGAGGGTTTCGGTGCGGCGGAGTTCGACCGGGGCGTGTACCGCGCGCTGGGCCGCACCGAACGCTGGGCGGGGCTCGCCGACGGTCTGCGCGCCTACCTGCGGGAGGGGACGGTGACGGGCCTGCGCCCGGCCTCACCCTTCGACAGCGCGTCCTCGCGCAACTACGAGGCGGCGAACCGCATCGTCAAGTGCGCCGACGGGCCCGCGCCCACGCCGGACCGCATCCTGACGGACATCCGCCGCACCCGCCGTATCGACCCCCAGCCGGTGCTGACCGGCATGGAGGCGTCGACCTGCGCGTACTGGCGGCACCGCGCCACCCACCGCACCCCGCTCGGCGGCCCGGACGCGCCGCCGCTGCTGCTGGTGGCCTCGGCGCACGACCCGGTCACGCCCGTCGCGGGCGCGCGGGAGCTGCGGCGGCTGTTGCCGGGCTCACGGCTGGTGACGCTGGAGAACGACTACTCGCACGGCGTGTTCGCGAGCCGGGGGAACGCGTGCGTGGACGACACAGTGGCGGCGTATCTGGTCGACGGGGTGGTTCCGGTGAGGGATGTGCGGTGTGCGGGGCCGGGGTTGCCGGAGCCGTCAGGACGCCCGGACCACGGGTGAGCGCGGTCCGGGCATCGCGACGGTGCCCGGATCAGGCCACCGGCGCCGGATAGGTCGGGTACTCGACCCCCGAGACGTACTGGACGACGCGGACGACCTGGCAGGAGTAGCCGAACTCGTTGTCGTACCAGAGGTAGAGGATCGCGTTGTC
Coding sequences within:
- a CDS encoding alpha/beta hydrolase, translating into MPLPPRRTALLCVLAAAAATLIPTSPTQAAAPPIRFGACPASVPAPPAPDRVECGSIAVPLDWERPQGRRIEIAVSRVRASGTPAERRGVLLVNPGGPGGSGLPYAVTKRAKLPESVRRSYDVIGFDPRGVGHSAPVDCGPMGGLFDSPGPDPVPVDPTAERAHLASLRDMAEDCAVGAREVLPYLSTAQTAHDMDAIRAALGEPSTSFLGVSYGSYLGAAYAALFPHRVGRMVLDSVVGPWSWYDFDVVQSRALLRQRDLFHAWTAAHPDRFGLGGRAADVREAYLRVRRGLAERPVEGFGAAEFDRGVYRALGRTERWAGLADGLRAYLREGTVTGLRPASPFDSASSRNYEAANRIVKCADGPAPTPDRILTDIRRTRRIDPQPVLTGMEASTCAYWRHRATHRTPLGGPDAPPLLLVASAHDPVTPVAGARELRRLLPGSRLVTLENDYSHGVFASRGNACVDDTVAAYLVDGVVPVRDVRCAGPGLPEPSGRPDHG